Genomic window (Brevibacterium paucivorans):
CTTGGAATACACCAGCAACCGCACCGTCGACATCGTACCTGTTCTGCAAAAGTACGTCTGACTCCGGTTTATTTACCAGATAGTCCATGTGACTGTCGCGGGCCTCGTTCAGCGATCGGCCAAAGGACTTCTTACAGTTAACAACGATCTTCTCGTCCAATTTGGTGAAATCGTCGGTGTAGACCGCCAAGCCTGTCACTCCGCCAGTCGATTTGTAGTCATCGGGCATCACCATTGAGACATCGAACGGGCAGTCACCCTCATAGGTTACTTTTTCGAACCCGTCCGGAACTGGTTCTTCGGTTGGTTCTGAGTTCGAAGCAGGGCCCTTCTGCGCGGAAACGCCCACTTTGACAGGGCCGCCGTCGTTCTCTGCGACACGTATGCCGAGGCTTCCACAGCCAGCTAGAAGGGCCGCGCATGTAAGCGCTAAGGCAGACCTCACGATTCGTTTAGTCACTGCTGCTCCTCATTCGACCGTGGCTGGGGCGGGTTCGAAGGCATTGGTGGCGCAAAGTGCGGGTCAGTCCGGTTGCTGTACTCACGCTCAACGTGCGCTGGTCCCTGTGGCCCGCGAGGATGCTGCCCATAGTCCTGCTGGCTGGGCTGCGTCCACTCCTGTTGCCCGTGGTAACCGTGTTGCTCAGGCCCGCCGAGGTGTTGGCCGGGTTGCGCACCTGGCTGCTCTCCTGGTTGCCCGCCGGCTTGTGGGCCAGGCTGGCCACCGGCATGAGGGCCGGGTTGCGCACCTGGGTGGGCGACGTGGCTTCCGGGATGACCTTGGACGCCTGGACCGCCGTGTCCACCCGGGGCACCTTGAGGACCGGGCCCTCCAGGTGCACCGGGGGCCTGCGAATCAGGAATGACCGGGTGCGGATCGTCAGGGGTTCCAAACGTCTCACCCGTATTGGTATCGGTGAGCTGCCCGTCGATCATCTGCAGACGACGCTTCGACGTACGGCGCGGAGTACCCAGAACCTCACCGGCCTTCTTCGCAGCACGCGCGTTGCGTTGCCCTGCAACTGCCTGTGCCACGCCGTGCGTGGACTGATCGGGTGCCAAGACCGGAAGGATAACGCGAACTGAAGTCCCCACGCCTTCCTGGCTGTACAGTTCAACCGACCCGCCGTGACGCTGAATGATCGACCGCACAAGCGCCAAGCCCATACCGGAACCAGGCACGGACCGCACGTGCTTTCCACGCGACAGTTCTTCCCACACGTTCGCCTGCTCGTCCACAGGGATTCCAGCCCCGGTGTCGGCAACTTCAATGACGACCCAGCGGTGGTTATCGATCACCTGTTCATTTGCACGCAACTCAACGACATCGGTGTCAGACGAGTACTTGATAGCGTTCGCAAGCAAATTCAGAATTGCCGACAGCAGCAGATCTTCCTCACCTGCCACCTCGGGAAGCTTCCACGGCGCACGCGCAACTGTCACCACAATCATGCGGTCTTCCGCACCTGGGGCGGTCCGCGCGTCTTCCACCGCCTGATGCACCAGACGGTCCATGTCGATGCGCTGGAAGTCGATGTGGCGCGACTCGACATCAGCGAGTTTGCGCAGATCAGCAAGCAGACGAGCGACCCGCCTGGACGACACGTCAAGCTGTTTCACGGAGTCCAGGGTGGCGTCGCGGTCTATAGGCTCGTCCTGGACAAGGGACCGCACGGTTGCTGCCGAGGTGCGCAGGGCTGTCAGCGGGTTCTTCAGTTCGTGGTCCAAGCGGATGAGCATCCGGTTGCGGTTGGCAAGGGCCTCGGCCTCGGCAGCTTCGTGCGCCTGAGCACGAATGTTTTCTTCCCGCTTCTTCCACCAGCGCCACGCGAAGAAGACGACCGCGGCAAGTGCTATCAGCCCCAAAAACAGAAGGAGCAGAAAGAGCCAAATCTGGATTTCAAAAACAAGGAACTGTCCCATGCTTAGTCCTACTCGTGCGATCCGGTGACGTCAGCGACAAACTTGTACCCACGACCCTGAACTGTAGCGATCCAACGAGGCTCGGTGGCATCTTCGCCCAGGACACGGCGGAGTTCTGCGACACGCGAATCCACTGCGCGTGTACCCACGGCGTCGTCGAAGCCCCACAGAACTTCCAAGAGGCGTGACCGCTCAATAAGTTCGTCCTTGTGAACCATGAGGTATTCCAGAAGCGTGAAACCCTTTGGCGTGATGACCAGTTCGCGGTCACGCAACCATGCACGCCTACTCACCCGGTCAATCTTGAGCCCAAACGTTGACGTCAGGATGCTTGCCGTGGCAAGCGGTGGTTCACCTGCCCGGGTACGACGGAGAACAGCACGCACACGAGCCACGAGTTCATGCGGGTCAAACGGCTTGTTGATGTAGTCGTCCGCGCCTTCTTCCAACGCCATTGCGCGTTCAACCGCTTCGCCCACCTGGGTCAGAAGAACCACAGGCACCCAGTTTTCTTCGCGGCGCAGTGTACGTAAGACTTCACGACCGTCAGCGCCGGGCATCAAGACGTCCAAAACACAGGCGTCTGGGTTGTGCCGACGAATCTCGTCAAGCGCGAGTTTTCCATCGCTGGCACTGATCACACGGAAACCAGAACGGCTCAAGAAGGGAACGACAGCCCCCAGAACGTCGGGTTCGTCGTCGGCCACCAACACGAGTGGTCGAGTATCTTGTTCGCTCATCGCTCTCCCTCTGATTTCTCTGCTGCACGATCGCGTGACTTAGGCGACCGCTGAGCAATGTCACGAGCATCTGCTTTCGCAACAGCTTCCGCTAATTGGTCTTGGTACAGCATGGAACGCCGCAAGTGCTTTGTCCTGTACCCTGCTCTTCCTACCATATGAGTACCAACAGGTGTTGTCGCCATCTGAAATAGAACAATAAGAAATAAAGTGGTGACAACCCCAAACACGGGCGCTTGGATGGCAATTGCAATCATTGCCAACACGAGCCCCAAAATCTGTGGCTTGGAACCGGCATGCAAACGCGACAGGAAGTCAGGAAAACGCAAGAGTCCCATGGCCGCAACAATGCTCAACAACGCGCTGAGCACCAGCAAAACAGCTGACACGATGTCCAGTATCACAAGCGCACCTGCTTTCCGTCGGCTCCACGAGCAGATGCGTGATGGGGCGATTCGCTGTGGTCGAATTCGTCAGCATCAAGGGCGTCGTGCGCCGTCCCTCCGGCGAAGTCGGTGAGTTCCGAGGTGGGTGTACGACTCACATAGCGTGACACTGAAACGGATCCAACGAATCCAAAGAGCGAGAACACCAGCAACACCACCAAGAGGTCGTGCCTGCCAGTGAACGCGATATATCCGCCCAGCCCGCACATGATGGTGGCCAGCAGAACGTCTGTTCCCACCACACGATCCAGAATGGCTGGGCCACGAATGATTTTGATGACTGCAGTGATGGCCGCAACAGAGAAGAGGATGCCTATTACGGGCCCAAAAAATTTGGCTACTTCCGGATCAATCATGAACGCCTCCTGCGGTTTGCCAGCGACCAGCTCTTAAGGATTGGTTCTTTGCCTTCGCTCACCAAGTAGTCGTTCATCACTTCGATGTCG
Coding sequences:
- a CDS encoding sensor histidine kinase, which codes for MGQFLVFEIQIWLFLLLLFLGLIALAAVVFFAWRWWKKREENIRAQAHEAAEAEALANRNRMLIRLDHELKNPLTALRTSAATVRSLVQDEPIDRDATLDSVKQLDVSSRRVARLLADLRKLADVESRHIDFQRIDMDRLVHQAVEDARTAPGAEDRMIVVTVARAPWKLPEVAGEEDLLLSAILNLLANAIKYSSDTDVVELRANEQVIDNHRWVVIEVADTGAGIPVDEQANVWEELSRGKHVRSVPGSGMGLALVRSIIQRHGGSVELYSQEGVGTSVRVILPVLAPDQSTHGVAQAVAGQRNARAAKKAGEVLGTPRRTSKRRLQMIDGQLTDTNTGETFGTPDDPHPVIPDSQAPGAPGGPGPQGAPGGHGGPGVQGHPGSHVAHPGAQPGPHAGGQPGPQAGGQPGEQPGAQPGQHLGGPEQHGYHGQQEWTQPSQQDYGQHPRGPQGPAHVEREYSNRTDPHFAPPMPSNPPQPRSNEEQQ
- a CDS encoding response regulator transcription factor — protein: MSEQDTRPLVLVADDEPDVLGAVVPFLSRSGFRVISASDGKLALDEIRRHNPDACVLDVLMPGADGREVLRTLRREENWVPVVLLTQVGEAVERAMALEEGADDYINKPFDPHELVARVRAVLRRTRAGEPPLATASILTSTFGLKIDRVSRRAWLRDRELVITPKGFTLLEYLMVHKDELIERSRLLEVLWGFDDAVGTRAVDSRVAELRRVLGEDATEPRWIATVQGRGYKFVADVTGSHE
- the mnhG gene encoding monovalent cation/H(+) antiporter subunit G encodes the protein MSAVLLVLSALLSIVAAMGLLRFPDFLSRLHAGSKPQILGLVLAMIAIAIQAPVFGVVTTLFLIVLFQMATTPVGTHMVGRAGYRTKHLRRSMLYQDQLAEAVAKADARDIAQRSPKSRDRAAEKSEGER
- a CDS encoding monovalent cation/H+ antiporter complex subunit F; the protein is MIDPEVAKFFGPVIGILFSVAAITAVIKIIRGPAILDRVVGTDVLLATIMCGLGGYIAFTGRHDLLVVLLVFSLFGFVGSVSVSRYVSRTPTSELTDFAGGTAHDALDADEFDHSESPHHASARGADGKQVRL